From a single Columba livia isolate bColLiv1 breed racing homer chromosome 15, bColLiv1.pat.W.v2, whole genome shotgun sequence genomic region:
- the ATPAF2 gene encoding ATP synthase mitochondrial F1 complex assembly factor 2 isoform X2, which yields MWSGCRRLLWGRPPPARFPRPPPAAAGSGPVGPGGGRAYAPPAERKRFYQNVSISQGEGGFEINLDHRKLKTPQAKLFTVPSEALAIAVATEWDSQKDTIKFYTMHLTTLCNTALDNPTQRNKTQLIRAAVKFLETDTVCYRVEEPAALAELQKNEWDPIVAWAEKRYNVAIGSSTSILGPNIPASTKETFISHLASYNMWALQGTLQSRKPCFCLVWRKNTRFSAGATWSGPTTMICASCVLAQQLGLSLFTSVQRARL from the exons ATGTGGAGCGGCTGCCGCCGGCTGCTGTGGGGCCGCCCCCCGCCGGCCCGGTTCCCTCGACCGCCTCCTGCCGCTGCTGGGAGCGGCCCGGTGGGGCCGGGCGGGGGTCGGGCCTACGCCCCGCCGGCAG AGAGGAAGAGGTTTTACCAGAATGTGAGCATCTCTCAAGGAGAAG GAGGCTTCGAAATAAACCTGGACCATCGGAAACTGAAAACACCCCAGGCCAAGCTCTTCACTGTGCCCAGCGAGGCCTTGGCCATTGCAGTGGCAACAGAGTGGGATTCCCAGAAAGACACCATCAAGTTCTACACCATGCATCTG ACCACCCTGTGCAACACAGCACTGGACAATCCCACGCAGCGGAACAAAACACAGCTGATCCGTGCAGCTGTGAAGTTCCTGGAGACCGACACTGTCTG CTATCGTGTGGAGGAGCCGGCTGCtttggcagagctgcagaagaaTGAGTGGGATCCCATTGTCGCCTGGGCTGAGAAAAG GTACAATGTGGCAATTGGCTCCTCAACCAGCATCCTGGGGCCAAACATCCCCGCCAGCACCAAGGAGACCTTCATCAGCCATCTGGCGTCCTACAACATGTGGGCCCTGCAAG GCACATTACAGTCGAGAAAGCCGTGCTTCTGTCTCGTCTGGAGGAAGAATACCAG aTTCAGCGCTGGGGCAACGTGGAGTGGGCCCACGACTATGATCTGTGCGAGCTGCGTGCTCGCACAGCAGCTGGGACTCTCTTTGTTCACCTCTGTTCAGAGAGCTCGACTGTAA
- the GID4 gene encoding glucose-induced degradation protein 4 homolog, translated as MPVRSERCRAGGAAGSASSAPSGAAASSLVPPPPINTAQPGVATSLLYSGAKFRGQQRSKGNAYEVEVVMQHVDMENSYLCGYLKIKGLTEEYPTLTTFFEGEIISKKHPFLTRKWDADEDVDRKHWGKFQAFYQYAKTFNSDDFDYEDLKNGDYVFMRWKEQFLVPDHTIKDISGASFAGFYYICFQKSAASIEGYYYHRSSEWYQSLNLTHVPEHSAPIYEFR; from the exons ATGCCGGTGCGGAGCGAGCGGTGCCgcgcgggcggggcggcgggtTCGGCCTCCTCGGCGCCCTCCGGAGCGGCCGCCAGCAGCCTGGTGCCGCCGCCCCCCATCAACACGGCGCAGCCCGGCGTGGCCACCTCGCTGCTCTACAGCGGCGCCAAGTTCCGCGGGCAGCAGCGCAGCAAAGGCAACGCCTACGAGGTGGAGGTCGTCATGCAG CATGTGGATATGGAAAACTCCTATCTCTGTGGATACTTGAAGATTAAAGGCCTTACAGAG GAATACCCAACCCTCACCACTTTCTTTGAAGGGGAAATAATCAGTAAAAAGCACCCTTTCTTAACGCGCAAATGGGATGCTGACGAAGATGTGGATCGTAAACACTGG ggGAAGTTCCAAGCTTTTTACCAGTATGCAAAAACATTTAACTCTGATGATTTTGATTATGAGGATCTGAAAAATGGGGACTATGTCTTCATGAGATGGAAG GAACAGTTCCTAGTCCCAGATCACACTATCAAAGACATCAGTGGTGCTTCCTTTGCTGGTTTCTATTACATCTGCTTCCAGAAGTCAGCAGCATCTATAGAGGGCTATTACTACCATAGGAGTTCAGAATG GTATCAGTCATTGAATTTAACTCACGTTCCTGAGCACAGCGCTCCTATCTACGAATTCCGGTGA
- the ATPAF2 gene encoding ATP synthase mitochondrial F1 complex assembly factor 2 isoform X1 has translation MWSGCRRLLWGRPPPARFPRPPPAAAGSGPVGPGGGRAYAPPAERKRFYQNVSISQGEGGFEINLDHRKLKTPQAKLFTVPSEALAIAVATEWDSQKDTIKFYTMHLTTLCNTALDNPTQRNKTQLIRAAVKFLETDTVCYRVEEPAALAELQKNEWDPIVAWAEKRYNVAIGSSTSILGPNIPASTKETFISHLASYNMWALQGIEYVITQLKSLILSMGLIDRHITVEKAVLLSRLEEEYQIQRWGNVEWAHDYDLCELRARTAAGTLFVHLCSESSTVKHKLLQD, from the exons ATGTGGAGCGGCTGCCGCCGGCTGCTGTGGGGCCGCCCCCCGCCGGCCCGGTTCCCTCGACCGCCTCCTGCCGCTGCTGGGAGCGGCCCGGTGGGGCCGGGCGGGGGTCGGGCCTACGCCCCGCCGGCAG AGAGGAAGAGGTTTTACCAGAATGTGAGCATCTCTCAAGGAGAAG GAGGCTTCGAAATAAACCTGGACCATCGGAAACTGAAAACACCCCAGGCCAAGCTCTTCACTGTGCCCAGCGAGGCCTTGGCCATTGCAGTGGCAACAGAGTGGGATTCCCAGAAAGACACCATCAAGTTCTACACCATGCATCTG ACCACCCTGTGCAACACAGCACTGGACAATCCCACGCAGCGGAACAAAACACAGCTGATCCGTGCAGCTGTGAAGTTCCTGGAGACCGACACTGTCTG CTATCGTGTGGAGGAGCCGGCTGCtttggcagagctgcagaagaaTGAGTGGGATCCCATTGTCGCCTGGGCTGAGAAAAG GTACAATGTGGCAATTGGCTCCTCAACCAGCATCCTGGGGCCAAACATCCCCGCCAGCACCAAGGAGACCTTCATCAGCCATCTGGCGTCCTACAACATGTGGGCCCTGCAAG GTATAGAATATGTAATCACCCAGCTGAAATCTCTGATTCTGTCCATGGGTCTGATTGACAGGCACATTACAGTCGAGAAAGCCGTGCTTCTGTCTCGTCTGGAGGAAGAATACCAG aTTCAGCGCTGGGGCAACGTGGAGTGGGCCCACGACTATGATCTGTGCGAGCTGCGTGCTCGCACAGCAGCTGGGACTCTCTTTGTTCACCTCTGTTCAGAGAGCTCGACTGTAAAACACAAGCTGTTGCAGGACTga